A portion of the Salvelinus sp. IW2-2015 unplaced genomic scaffold, ASM291031v2 Un_scaffold1382, whole genome shotgun sequence genome contains these proteins:
- the LOC112070638 gene encoding secretory carrier-associated membrane protein 3 gives MSKYTNFPEPGDDHNPFQDPAVTQHSSNTEYATLDLYNPFDNKNGPPPPAYAATAPSAPQPVVPATTPPSRTTPTEPRNYGTSFTPQQTAVNATTAELLRKQEELEKKARELERRERELDSHALGPGATRQNNWPPLPSFCPVGPCFYQDINMEISQSFQRTVSIMYYYWMFTACTLVFNLMSCLSLFCVDTSGGVGLGLAILWVLLFTPCSFVCWYRPVYKAFRSDSSFNFFAFFFIFFVQVIFYVIMTIGIPGWGFSGWIVSLAALKTSVPVGVIMMLNAILFTAQAAMGVVLLKRVHSLYRQTGASFVKAQAEFATGVMSNQAVRQAAASATASAAQGAFTGAAR, from the exons atgtcaaaatacacAAATTTTCCGGAACCAGGCGACGACCACAACCCTTTCCAG GACCCTGCAGTGACTCAACACAGCAGCAACACTGAGTATGCCACACTGGATCTTTACAACCCATTTGACAATAAAAATGGG CCCCCACCACCAGCCTATGCAGCAACTGCACCATCCGCCCCCCAACCTGTTGTTCCTGCAACAACCCCACCCAGCAGGACTACACCCACAGAGCCCCGCAACTATGGCACCTCCTTCACCCCCCAG CAGACCGCGGTCAATGCCACCACAGCAGAGCTCCTGAGGAAGCAGGAAGAGCTTGAGAAGAAAGCCCGCgagctggagaggagggagagggagctggACTCACACGCCCTCGGCCCTGGAGCCa CTCGTCAGAATAACTGGCCTCCCCTGCCCTCTTTCTGCCCTGTGGGACCCTGCTTCTACCAAGACATCAACATGgagatcagccagagcttccaaCGCACTGTCTCCATCATGTATTACTACTGGATGT tCACAGCCTGCACACTGGTGTTTAACTTAATGTCCTGCCTGAGTCTGTTCTGTGTGGACACTTCTGGTGGTGTTGGGCTGGGCCTGGCCATCCTCTGGGTCCTCCTCTTCACCCCCTGCTCCTTTGTCTGTTGGTACAGGCCTGTGTACAAAGCCTTCAG gaGTGACAGCTCCTTCAACTTCTTCGCCTTCTTCTTCATTTTTTTCGTCCAAGTGATCTTCTACGTCATCATGACCATTGGCATTCCTGGTTGGGGTTTCAG TGGCTGGATTGTGAGTCTGGCTGCTCTGAAGACTAGCGTGCCTGTTGGTGTGATCATGATGCTCAATGCCATCCTATTCACTGCCCAGGCTGCCATGGGGGTTGTCTTGCTCAAGCGG gTCCACTCTCTGTACAGGCAGACCGGTGCCAGCTTCGTGAAGGCTCAGGCTGAGTTTGCCACTGGAGTGATGTCCAATCAGGCTGTACGCCAGGCAGCTGCCAGCGCCACTGCTTCTGCAGCTCAGGGGGCCTTTACTGGTGCGGCtcgatag
- the LOC112070647 gene encoding E3 ubiquitin-protein ligase RNF115, translated as MAEAAAAPQNRFFCHCCKGEIDPKLPEFTCPRCESDFIEEVTEDSSLLENSSTAEANDDAGTLFSELWQLLFMERSALLLDPSTSESESDQSHLQAATVEEDVEGPSEVPVASMGGTDPLVPEAERPSRPPSQGRRQSHTPAVEGSGMLHSNPGDYAWGQGGLDAVITELLGQFEGTGPPPAEKEMISSLPTVNVSQEQTDSRLECPVCREEYSMGESVKQLPCLHYFHSDCIVPWLELHDTCPVCRKSLDGVDQSIQPPPEPPEPLSIRTDPQEERQAI; from the exons ATGGCGGAGGCTGCGGCGGCACCACAAAACCGTTTTTTCTGTCACTGTTGTAAAGGTGAAATCGACCCTAAACTCCCG GAATTCACATGCCCCAGGTGTGAGTCCGATTTCATTGAGGAGGTGACAGAAGACTCCAG TCTCTTGGAGAACAGCAGCACTGCAGAGGCCAATGATGATGCAGGCACACTCTTTTCAGAG CTGTGGCAGCTGCTGTTTATGGAACGCTCTGCTCTTCTCTTGGATCCCTCCACCTCTGAGTCTGAGTCTGACCAAAGCCATCTACAGGCTGCCACAGTGGAGGAAGACGTAGAGGGACCTTCTGAAGTGCCTGTGGCCTCTATGGGAGGCACAGATCCTTTAGTGCCTGAAGCGGAACGCCCCTCTCGTCCGCCTAGCCAGGGGAGGCGACAGTCCCACACGCCAGCAGTGGAGGG GTCTGGCATGCTCCATTCAAATCCAGGGGACTATGCCTGGGGTCAGGGAGGTCTAGACGCAGTTATCACAGAG TTGTTAGGTCAGTTTGAGGGCACAGGACCACCTCCTGCAGAGAAGGAGATGATCTCATCCCTCCCCACAGTCAACGTCTCTCAAGAACAGACAG ATAGCAGACTGGAGTGTCCAGTATGTAGGGAGGAGTACTCCATGGGAGAGTCTGTCAAACAGCTGCCCTGCCTCCATTATTTCCACAGTGACTGCATAGTGCCATGGCTTGAACTG CACGATACCTGTCCTGTGTGTCGTAAAAGTCTTGACGGCGTCGACCAGAGCATCCAGCCCCCACCAGAACCCCCAGAGCCCCTCTCCATCAGGACAGACCctcaggaggagagacaggctaTTTGA